A region of the Nitrospirota bacterium genome:
CGAATCCTTGGAGTCCGCGAGCCGCTTCAGGTGGGTGATGAACCTGCTCCCCTTGATCGCAAAGGCGAAGTCGGCAGGGGTATCGTGGTACCAGTGGTTGAACGAGCTGACGAGCGGGAGCCGGTAGAAGGTGACATTCAGCTCGACGGTAGAGAAGACCGACCGGTAGTATTCGAGCCACCGCTTCTGCGGCAGCCCTTCGGGATAGAAGGTCCCTTTCCAGTGCTTGTAGTTGAATCCGCTGCAGCCGATGTAGAGCTTTGGCATACCTAAATTGTATCACGTGAAAGAGGAATGGACTTCCGAAGTGGTGCGCGCTGCCTTTGCTCTTTCTTGACTCCCCGCGCGAGACCCGATAAAATCCCATGAGAGCTGCATCAAATATGAATAAGGAAACGGCAGGGCGCGATCCGTAAGTTCTCTATGGCACGGGATATTAGAATTTGCTTTATCGGCGATTCATTCGTTAACGGTACCGGTGACGAAACCGCGCTCGGGTGGGCGGGGCGTCTCTGCGCCGCCGCTTGTCAGAGCGGCATACCGGTCACCTATTACAACTTAGGCATCAGGCGGGATACGAGCAAGGATATCCTGCTTCGCTGGGAAAATGAGTGCGCCCTGCGGCTGCCTGATTTTTGCGATGGGCGGGTCGTCGTCTCGTGCGGCGTGAACGATACGGTCATTGAGGATGGAACGCTGCGCGTTCGCCCTGAAGACTCCTGCGCTCATATC
Encoded here:
- a CDS encoding GDSL-type esterase/lipase family protein; translated protein: MARDIRICFIGDSFVNGTGDETALGWAGRLCAAACQSGIPVTYYNLGIRRDTSKDILLRWENECALRLPDFCDGRVVVSCGVNDTVIEDGTLRVRPEDSCAHIREILRGAQKYGVIMVGPPPVDDDEQNVRIKALAAAFEHEAKGLGVPYIDLFTPLAADAAFKKEIAGNDGAHPRSNGYLKMATIIRSSPQWWFPAP